From the genome of Candidatus Electrothrix communis, one region includes:
- a CDS encoding IS30 family transposase, translating to MNYKQLSLAERYYIEIELKKEVSHNQIAKAIGRSQSTVSREIRRNTGQRGYRNKQADRFALERHADKAKVVKMTEKIKYIVSVCLQNDWSPEQIAGRLREESVVCLHHETVYQYILTDKASGGQLYKHLRHQGKTYRKRYGSAHNRTGIPNRRDIDERPAEVNVRKRIGDWEADTIIGKNHKGAVVTLDERKSKLRLAAPLPGKKAKYVKDAMIALFSPLKKFVKTITFDNGKEFTLHEDIAEEIECETYFAKPYHSWERGQNENANGLLRQYFPKNMELLDITMEQVVSAVDKLNSRPRKCLKFKTPYEVFEKLTGVDVRKIMGYALIT from the coding sequence ATGAACTACAAACAACTGAGTCTTGCCGAAAGATACTATATCGAAATTGAGCTGAAAAAGGAAGTGTCGCATAATCAGATTGCTAAAGCAATAGGGCGCTCCCAAAGCACTGTTTCTCGGGAGATCCGTCGTAATACAGGCCAAAGGGGATACCGAAATAAACAGGCTGATCGTTTCGCCTTGGAACGACATGCCGACAAAGCAAAAGTAGTTAAAATGACAGAAAAAATAAAATACATAGTTTCTGTCTGCCTTCAAAACGACTGGAGTCCTGAGCAAATCGCCGGTCGTCTGCGTGAAGAGAGCGTGGTGTGCCTTCATCATGAAACCGTATATCAGTACATTTTGACCGACAAAGCAAGCGGGGGACAGCTTTACAAACACTTACGTCATCAGGGAAAAACATACCGGAAACGCTACGGATCAGCTCACAACCGTACTGGGATCCCCAATCGTAGAGACATTGACGAGCGTCCTGCCGAAGTCAACGTCAGGAAACGTATAGGTGACTGGGAAGCCGATACAATTATAGGAAAAAATCATAAAGGAGCTGTCGTGACACTTGATGAAAGAAAATCGAAATTGCGTCTTGCAGCACCTTTGCCGGGCAAAAAAGCAAAATATGTTAAGGATGCGATGATCGCATTGTTTTCTCCTTTGAAAAAGTTTGTCAAAACAATAACTTTTGATAACGGCAAGGAGTTCACTCTTCATGAGGATATTGCCGAGGAAATCGAATGTGAGACCTATTTCGCCAAGCCCTACCATTCTTGGGAAAGGGGGCAGAATGAAAATGCAAACGGTCTGTTACGGCAATATTTTCCGAAGAATATGGAGCTGCTTGATATCACTATGGAGCAGGTTGTAAGTGCTGTAGACAAGCTTAACAGCAGGCCGAGAAAATGTCTCAAGTTTAAAACACCCTATGAGGTATTTGAAAAACTAACCGGGGTGGATGTCAGAAAAATTATGGGTTATGCACTTATTACTTGA
- a CDS encoding transposase, with product MLEQHIATIALQKEQIQELNDEIARLKKQKPKPKISPSNLSKEGQKKNSGKRPGSAKKKKTANLEIHEKERIKPESIPPGSTFNGCTPYTVQGLKISVHNTRYLLEQWITPDGTIISGKLPSEIDGHFDNTLRTYILHQYHHCHVTQPLLLEQLREWGVDISSGQLNNILTENKESFHDEKDAILSAGLRSSSHVNCDDTGARHNGKNGYCTHIGNDFFAWFESTGSKSRINFLSLLRAGASDYLLNEDAFEYMKQKRLPKSPLALLRNHPVKKFMDAEQWEQHLKELGVVKPRHIQIATEGALFGCVLSHIPRSLVIVSDDAGQFNILNHALCWIHAERTLAKIIAPSDEKRQILEEVREQIWKFYSELKNYKESPSQKEQNRLSEKFETIFTQKTDFETLNLALQRLRKNKSELLLVLDRPEIPLHNNLSENDIREYVKKRKVSGSTRSKNGRRCRDTFASIKKTCRKLGISFWQYIEDRLSGENAIPPLPQLVEQAITASG from the coding sequence TTGCTTGAGCAACATATTGCAACAATCGCTCTCCAGAAAGAGCAGATTCAAGAACTCAATGACGAGATTGCCCGGTTAAAAAAGCAGAAGCCAAAGCCCAAAATATCCCCCAGCAACCTATCGAAAGAAGGTCAAAAAAAGAACAGTGGCAAACGTCCTGGTTCGGCCAAAAAGAAAAAAACAGCCAATCTGGAGATACACGAAAAAGAACGTATTAAGCCTGAGTCAATTCCGCCAGGGTCTACATTTAACGGTTGCACGCCGTACACTGTGCAGGGATTGAAAATATCAGTTCACAATACCCGCTATTTGCTCGAACAGTGGATAACCCCGGATGGTACAATAATTTCTGGGAAACTTCCCTCTGAAATTGATGGTCATTTTGACAATACTCTTAGAACGTACATTCTTCATCAATACCATCATTGTCATGTCACGCAACCGTTACTTCTTGAGCAACTCCGTGAATGGGGAGTGGATATCTCATCCGGGCAGCTGAATAACATTCTCACCGAAAACAAAGAGTCTTTTCACGATGAGAAAGATGCAATTCTTTCAGCGGGTCTTCGATCTTCCTCTCATGTAAACTGTGATGACACAGGCGCTCGTCATAACGGCAAAAATGGCTACTGCACTCATATAGGAAATGATTTCTTTGCATGGTTTGAGAGCACCGGAAGCAAAAGCCGAATCAATTTTCTCAGTCTCCTTCGTGCCGGGGCATCTGATTATCTGCTCAATGAAGATGCCTTTGAATATATGAAACAAAAGCGTCTTCCCAAGTCACCGTTGGCTCTCCTGCGCAATCATCCGGTCAAGAAATTTATGGATGCAGAGCAGTGGGAGCAACACCTCAAAGAGTTGGGAGTTGTCAAGCCCCGGCATATCCAAATTGCAACGGAAGGAGCACTTTTTGGTTGTGTTCTCTCTCATATTCCCAGAAGCCTCGTCATTGTCAGTGATGATGCTGGGCAATTCAACATACTCAACCACGCACTTTGCTGGATTCACGCTGAGCGAACATTAGCCAAAATAATTGCTCCCAGCGACGAGAAGCGCCAGATACTTGAGGAAGTTCGTGAACAAATTTGGAAGTTTTATAGCGAACTGAAAAATTACAAGGAATCACCAAGCCAAAAAGAACAAAATCGGTTGTCTGAAAAGTTTGAAACAATTTTCACCCAGAAAACAGACTTTGAAACCCTGAACTTGGCTCTTCAGCGCCTCCGTAAAAATAAGTCGGAACTCCTCTTGGTTCTCGACAGACCGGAGATACCACTTCATAATAATCTCAGTGAAAATGATATCCGTGAATATGTAAAAAAACGCAAAGTCAGCGGCAGCACCCGTAGTAAAAATGGTCGTCGTTGTAGAGATACATTTGCAAGCATCAAGAAAACATGTCGCAAATTGGGGATATCTTTTTGGCAGTATATTGAAGACCGACTTTCTGGTGAAAATGCTATCCCGCCTTTACCTCAACTTGTTGAACAAGCAATCACTGCTTCTGGATAA
- the tsf gene encoding translation elongation factor Ts, whose protein sequence is MKVTSQMVKELRQKTNAGMMDCKRALEETEGDMEKSVDLLRQKGLAVAAKRADRATSEGTVETYIHAGGKLGVMVEVGCETDFVAKTDDFLTFAKDVAMHIAAAGPLSVTREEVPQDLIERERDIYVNQAKEAGKPDNIIDKIVTGKVDKYVAENCLMEQKFIKNPDLTVQDMLNELIAKMGENISVKRFARYQLGA, encoded by the coding sequence GTGAAAGTTACCAGCCAGATGGTCAAAGAATTACGGCAAAAGACCAATGCAGGCATGATGGACTGCAAGCGGGCCTTAGAAGAGACAGAAGGTGACATGGAAAAATCCGTGGATCTTCTGCGCCAGAAGGGACTTGCTGTTGCAGCAAAACGGGCGGATCGAGCCACCTCTGAAGGGACTGTTGAGACGTATATCCATGCGGGCGGCAAGCTCGGTGTTATGGTTGAAGTGGGTTGCGAGACCGATTTTGTTGCCAAGACCGATGATTTCCTGACCTTTGCCAAAGACGTTGCCATGCACATCGCCGCTGCCGGTCCTTTGTCCGTCACCCGTGAGGAAGTGCCCCAGGATCTGATTGAGCGCGAGCGCGATATCTATGTTAACCAGGCCAAGGAAGCCGGTAAGCCGGACAATATTATCGATAAGATTGTTACCGGCAAGGTTGATAAATATGTTGCCGAGAACTGTCTGATGGAGCAGAAGTTCATCAAGAACCCGGATCTGACGGTTCAGGATATGCTCAATGAGTTGATCGCCAAAATGGGCGAGAACATCTCTGTGAAACGGTTTGCCCGTTATCAGCTCGGCGCATAA
- the rpsB gene encoding 30S ribosomal protein S2, with protein sequence MAPKVTMREMLEAGLHFGHQTRRWNPKMKPYIYGPRNGIYIINLDATMKMFRTAFSYIQNAVADGGSIMFVGTKRQAQAIIKEQAIRCDMFYVNHRWLGGMMTNFQTVKNSVDRLKSIEAMQEDGSINRFPKKEILKMEKERIKLERNVGGIKNMRKLPDVLFVIDPRKEEIAISEAKKLGIPVVALTDTNCSPDGIEHLIPGNDDAIRAIRLITSQIANAVLEGKGDAGEEVGDLDAMEAAMTGEQAAEGTAAEQAPQA encoded by the coding sequence ATGGCACCAAAAGTAACTATGCGGGAAATGCTTGAAGCAGGTCTGCATTTCGGACATCAGACAAGACGCTGGAATCCGAAAATGAAACCGTACATCTACGGACCGCGTAACGGCATCTATATCATCAACCTTGATGCGACCATGAAGATGTTCCGCACCGCATTTAGCTATATTCAAAATGCTGTTGCTGATGGCGGAAGCATCATGTTTGTCGGAACAAAGCGTCAGGCCCAGGCTATTATCAAAGAGCAGGCCATTCGTTGCGATATGTTCTATGTCAATCATCGTTGGCTCGGTGGTATGATGACCAACTTTCAGACCGTGAAGAATTCCGTAGATCGTTTGAAATCGATTGAGGCCATGCAGGAAGACGGCAGCATCAATCGTTTCCCGAAAAAGGAAATTCTCAAGATGGAAAAAGAGCGGATTAAGCTTGAGCGCAACGTCGGCGGAATCAAAAATATGCGCAAGCTGCCTGACGTCCTTTTTGTTATTGATCCCCGCAAGGAAGAGATTGCTATCAGCGAGGCGAAAAAGCTGGGTATTCCGGTTGTGGCGCTCACTGATACCAACTGTAGCCCTGACGGCATTGAGCATCTTATTCCCGGTAATGATGATGCTATCCGTGCAATCCGCCTGATTACCTCTCAGATTGCTAATGCAGTTCTGGAAGGCAAGGGTGATGCAGGCGAAGAGGTTGGTGACCTTGATGCCATGGAAGCCGCAATGACCGGTGAGCAGGCTGCCGAGGGTACTGCTGCTGAGCAGGCTCCTCAGGCATAA
- a CDS encoding ATP-binding protein, producing MLSEIEIQNFKSYKKATLPLSPLSILIGANASGKSNAIEALRILSWIAQGQKLNSIKYGVSDSEDIVRGRLSDLGRDGNSLFTLLCRVTTKEWNCLLIELECRDNELHISQEYVSSSNSSVPLYRIKEASKGERTDVVVEYNNFARGGKKPVITCIDQMAVFTQLETPARFGSSHKKAQTEIPKTVSFFQKILSNILFLDPVPSLMREDANRHEKKLRGDGKNLSGVLYTLCTNKEQKSIVLNLIRSLPEQDITDVTFLEGRRGDVMVELVESFGGKTKSWDATLLSDGTLRVLAIAAALLSAPEGSLVVVEEVDNGIHPSRAKQLLQSMRELAEKRKLRLLLTTHNPALMDALPDEAIKDVIFCYRNPENGYSELKKLSTLVDYPSLIAQGSLGHLVTNGVVERYAKSSCTPEQKKEKALAWLAELEQGEE from the coding sequence ATGCTATCAGAAATAGAAATACAAAACTTCAAAAGCTATAAAAAGGCAACGCTTCCGCTGTCCCCGCTTTCTATTTTGATCGGTGCAAATGCCTCTGGAAAGAGTAACGCGATTGAAGCATTGAGAATCCTGAGCTGGATTGCCCAGGGGCAAAAACTGAATTCTATTAAGTATGGCGTCAGTGATTCCGAAGATATTGTCAGAGGACGTTTGTCGGATTTAGGTCGAGACGGGAACAGTTTGTTCACTCTTCTTTGTAGGGTAACGACAAAGGAGTGGAATTGCCTTCTTATTGAACTCGAATGCCGTGACAATGAACTGCATATCTCTCAAGAATACGTTTCCTCCTCAAACAGCAGTGTTCCGCTCTATCGTATAAAGGAAGCCAGCAAAGGAGAGAGAACAGATGTTGTTGTTGAGTATAACAATTTTGCTAGAGGAGGGAAGAAGCCTGTTATTACCTGCATTGATCAAATGGCTGTCTTTACACAGCTAGAAACACCTGCCCGGTTTGGTAGTTCCCATAAAAAGGCGCAAACTGAAATCCCCAAAACGGTTTCATTCTTTCAAAAAATTCTTTCAAACATTCTCTTTCTTGACCCTGTGCCGTCTCTTATGCGTGAAGACGCGAATCGCCATGAAAAGAAATTGCGTGGAGATGGAAAAAACCTTTCAGGTGTCCTCTATACCTTATGTACAAACAAGGAGCAGAAATCCATCGTCCTCAATCTCATCCGCTCTCTTCCTGAGCAGGATATAACTGATGTCACCTTTCTTGAAGGACGGAGAGGTGATGTCATGGTGGAATTAGTCGAGAGTTTCGGGGGAAAGACAAAATCATGGGATGCTACGCTACTTTCTGATGGAACGCTTCGAGTCCTTGCCATTGCTGCCGCGTTACTTTCCGCCCCGGAGGGATCCCTTGTTGTTGTGGAAGAAGTTGATAACGGAATCCATCCCAGTCGAGCCAAACAACTTTTACAATCAATGCGTGAACTGGCTGAAAAAAGAAAACTTCGTTTGCTTTTGACGACGCACAACCCGGCTCTTATGGATGCGTTACCTGATGAAGCTATCAAAGACGTTATTTTTTGTTACCGTAACCCGGAAAATGGTTATAGTGAGCTGAAAAAACTGTCTACTTTGGTCGATTACCCCTCTCTTATCGCACAGGGGTCTCTCGGTCATCTTGTAACGAATGGAGTCGTTGAAAGGTATGCCAAAAGTTCGTGTACACCTGAACAAAAAAAAGAAAAAGCGTTGGCTTGGCTTGCAGAACTTGAGCAGGGGGAGGAATGA
- a CDS encoding multidrug effflux MFS transporter produces the protein MDKQENRGHDVQAAAVPPPSWYVLGVLSLLMGFGSISTDLYLPAMPAMGRALGADAGMIELTISGYLIGFSLGQLFWGPISDRYGRRPSVSAGLILFVIGSGGCALAGSAPALIGWRIVQAIGACAGVALARAMVRDLYEGNRAAQMLSTLMSIMTIAPILGPLLGGQIVALAGWRAVFWLLVIVGLLTLAVLWTIPETLPVGRRNTESWGRAMRYYGELLRHRRILGYASTGGFLYVGLFAYVAGTPFIYINYYHVSEQAYGFFWGIVIAGATGANLLNSRLVIRHGYDRILIIGTVVMAFAAFITAWTAGTGWGGFWGLVLPLFLFISTMGLIVANSVAGAMTCFPERAGAVSALVGAIHYGSGIIGSALVGIFADSTPWPMGLVIGMSGIGCLLSTFLLLKSPS, from the coding sequence ATGGATAAGCAAGAGAATAGAGGGCATGACGTGCAGGCGGCGGCAGTTCCACCGCCGAGCTGGTATGTCCTCGGTGTCCTCAGCCTGCTCATGGGCTTCGGTTCAATATCCACAGACCTCTATCTCCCTGCCATGCCCGCTATGGGCCGCGCTCTGGGTGCAGATGCCGGTATGATCGAGCTGACCATTTCCGGTTATCTTATAGGGTTCAGTCTGGGACAACTCTTTTGGGGACCGATCAGTGATCGATACGGTCGCCGACCCTCAGTATCTGCTGGCTTGATCCTCTTTGTCATCGGTTCAGGAGGATGTGCTCTTGCCGGGAGCGCACCCGCGCTTATCGGCTGGAGAATTGTTCAAGCAATCGGGGCCTGTGCCGGTGTTGCCCTGGCACGGGCAATGGTTCGTGATCTTTACGAGGGCAATCGGGCCGCGCAGATGCTCTCAACCCTGATGAGCATCATGACCATTGCGCCGATTCTCGGCCCCTTGCTGGGCGGACAGATCGTGGCGCTGGCTGGGTGGCGTGCTGTTTTTTGGCTTCTGGTAATTGTGGGCTTACTCACCCTTGCTGTGCTGTGGACCATCCCGGAAACCCTTCCTGTTGGGCGGCGAAATACCGAATCCTGGGGGCGGGCCATGCGCTATTACGGCGAGCTGTTGCGCCACCGTCGGATCCTTGGCTATGCAAGTACCGGAGGTTTTCTCTATGTCGGTCTGTTTGCCTATGTGGCTGGGACACCCTTTATCTATATTAATTATTATCACGTCTCTGAACAGGCATACGGTTTTTTCTGGGGGATTGTCATTGCCGGTGCCACAGGAGCAAATCTTCTCAATTCCCGCTTGGTTATCCGGCATGGTTATGACCGAATTCTGATCATCGGCACCGTGGTGATGGCCTTTGCTGCTTTTATCACTGCCTGGACAGCCGGAACCGGCTGGGGCGGATTCTGGGGGTTGGTGCTGCCCTTATTCCTGTTTATCTCAACAATGGGATTGATCGTGGCCAACTCGGTTGCCGGTGCCATGACCTGCTTTCCTGAGCGGGCCGGAGCCGTGTCCGCTTTGGTCGGGGCGATCCATTACGGCAGCGGGATTATCGGTTCTGCTCTGGTCGGTATTTTTGCCGATAGTACGCCTTGGCCTATGGGCTTGGTCATCGGTATGAGTGGTATTGGTTGCCTCCTCTCAACGTTCCTCCTCTTAAAGAGCCCCAGTTAG
- a CDS encoding mechanosensitive ion channel family protein, whose product MLERKKKGQISVTVSRCFLQYFLIVLLIVGTVFSAVAEDGLPDADEVKETSTVIETVSKKSDDKKIKQRAEGIFAEIPGLDKVVVSVSEGVVILSGPVANEESAQRALHLTNRLAGVVIVQDHIERTLNLQENLKPRAAEYADKANRFVKSLPLILTVLGISGLILLAGFLLARFSLLWEKITPNQFLAEILAQIIRIVAIGGAILTAMNLLGASRMIGTLLGGAGVVGFAVGFAVKDTIENYIASIMLSLRQPFRPKDFVSIDNHEGVVIRLTSRATILMTSDGNHLRIPNAVVFKAIILNYTTNPERRFDFTLGIGVNDDPVAATEAGVEAIASLPFILDSPPPGSFVEMMGDSNIVIRFMGWINQKETDFLKARSYAMQKAREVLAEQGFSLPVPSYDLRFDEGKMPFPKLTSKFKLKSEPDKEQPAPREHVASVEDIEDVEDVEEMDVSPEQHLQEKVEDERQATQEEDLLDEDSPKE is encoded by the coding sequence GTGTTAGAAAGAAAGAAAAAAGGACAAATATCTGTGACTGTTTCCCGCTGTTTTCTTCAATATTTTTTGATCGTGCTGTTGATTGTCGGAACCGTCTTTTCGGCAGTAGCGGAAGACGGCCTACCCGATGCCGATGAGGTCAAGGAAACGTCTACCGTTATTGAGACCGTCAGCAAAAAGAGTGATGATAAGAAAATCAAACAGCGGGCCGAGGGCATCTTTGCGGAGATTCCCGGCCTGGACAAGGTGGTCGTTTCCGTCTCAGAAGGGGTTGTGATCCTTTCCGGGCCGGTCGCCAACGAGGAGTCAGCCCAGCGCGCCCTGCATCTGACCAACCGCCTTGCCGGTGTTGTGATCGTGCAGGATCATATTGAGCGTACCCTGAATCTCCAGGAGAATCTCAAGCCCAGGGCTGCCGAGTACGCTGACAAGGCCAACCGTTTTGTCAAATCGCTGCCTCTCATCCTGACCGTCCTGGGCATTTCCGGGCTGATTCTGTTGGCTGGTTTTCTCCTCGCCCGATTCTCCCTGCTCTGGGAGAAAATTACTCCCAATCAATTCCTTGCGGAGATCCTGGCCCAGATCATTCGGATCGTTGCCATTGGCGGGGCCATACTGACCGCCATGAATCTGCTGGGGGCAAGCCGGATGATCGGCACCTTGCTGGGCGGGGCCGGGGTTGTCGGTTTTGCGGTGGGTTTTGCTGTCAAAGACACTATCGAGAATTATATCGCAAGTATCATGCTGAGTCTCCGACAGCCCTTTCGTCCCAAGGATTTTGTCTCCATCGACAACCACGAAGGCGTGGTTATTCGGTTGACCTCCAGGGCCACTATCCTGATGACGAGTGACGGTAATCATTTACGAATACCGAACGCCGTGGTGTTCAAGGCGATTATTCTCAATTACACCACCAATCCTGAGCGTCGTTTTGATTTTACCCTGGGAATAGGTGTCAACGATGACCCGGTTGCGGCAACCGAGGCCGGTGTTGAGGCCATCGCTAGCCTGCCCTTTATCCTGGACTCGCCCCCACCCGGTTCTTTTGTTGAAATGATGGGGGATTCGAATATCGTCATTCGCTTTATGGGATGGATCAACCAGAAGGAAACAGACTTTCTCAAGGCGAGGAGCTATGCCATGCAGAAGGCAAGAGAAGTGCTTGCAGAGCAAGGTTTCTCGCTGCCGGTGCCGAGCTATGACCTGCGTTTTGATGAGGGCAAGATGCCTTTTCCAAAGCTAACGTCGAAGTTTAAGCTGAAGTCGGAGCCTGACAAGGAACAACCCGCACCAAGGGAGCATGTTGCATCTGTTGAAGATATCGAAGATGTTGAAGATGTCGAAGAGATGGATGTGAGCCCTGAACAGCACCTCCAAGAAAAGGTGGAGGATGAGCGGCAAGCAACACAGGAAGAGGATCTTCTGGATGAAGACAGTCCAAAGGAGTAG
- the pyrH gene encoding UMP kinase, whose translation MQFRRILLKISGEALMGDGAYGISPDMISFVAQEIKKIQEQGAQVALVIGAGNIFRGVAGAASGMNRAAADNMGMLATVLNALAMQDGLEQIGVACRVMSAITMRNVCEPYVRLQAIEHLEQGRVVIFAAGTGNPYFTTDTGGVLRALEIEADVMMKATRVDGVYDRDPEKDTNAVRFDRLTYTKVLQNELRVMDAAGISLARDNNLPVLVFNMKQEGNIVRAAAGEDVGTLITA comes from the coding sequence ATGCAGTTTCGAAGAATTCTCCTTAAAATAAGTGGTGAGGCCCTGATGGGCGATGGTGCCTATGGTATCAGCCCGGACATGATCAGCTTTGTGGCCCAGGAAATTAAAAAAATTCAAGAGCAGGGTGCGCAGGTTGCTTTGGTGATCGGAGCAGGTAATATTTTTCGTGGGGTGGCCGGTGCTGCCAGCGGAATGAATCGGGCTGCTGCCGATAATATGGGGATGCTGGCCACGGTCCTGAACGCCCTTGCCATGCAGGATGGGCTGGAACAAATCGGTGTCGCCTGTCGGGTGATGTCGGCTATTACCATGCGCAATGTCTGTGAACCCTATGTCCGCTTGCAGGCTATTGAACATCTGGAGCAGGGCAGGGTGGTTATCTTTGCAGCTGGCACGGGGAACCCCTATTTTACCACAGATACCGGCGGTGTGCTTCGTGCCTTGGAGATTGAGGCCGACGTGATGATGAAGGCCACCCGGGTGGACGGGGTCTACGACCGCGATCCAGAAAAAGATACTAATGCGGTTCGCTTTGATCGCCTGACCTATACCAAGGTCCTGCAAAATGAGCTGCGGGTCATGGATGCAGCAGGTATTTCCTTGGCTCGGGATAATAATTTACCGGTGCTGGTTTTTAATATGAAGCAGGAAGGCAATATTGTTCGGGCAGCAGCAGGGGAAGATGTGGGTACTCTGATTACGGCTTGA
- a CDS encoding MBL fold metallo-hydrolase, giving the protein MKFCVLGSGSKGNCTLIESGSTRILIDAGFSGKEINRRLALIDRSPQDLNAVLITHEHGDHVGGVGVLSRRYDLPVYANPATHQAAEARVKKLHQRWEFDTGTGFFLEDLHIHPFRISHDTADPVGFLVSDGTHSVAYCTDTGKITTLIRQRLLQCQALILESNYDPEMLMDGPYPMHIKQRVRSNQGHLANNDAAAFLVELCTSKVQHVVLAHLSETNNHPDLVTAQVQQELAPYNPTFSLDLARQDQPGRFITMGKTNKERGEVESTIADCIAEPDEER; this is encoded by the coding sequence ATGAAATTCTGTGTTCTCGGCTCCGGCTCCAAGGGCAATTGCACCCTGATTGAATCCGGCTCGACCCGTATTCTTATCGACGCTGGCTTCTCAGGCAAGGAAATCAACCGCCGCCTGGCTCTGATCGACCGCTCACCTCAGGATCTGAATGCTGTTCTGATCACCCATGAGCACGGCGATCATGTTGGCGGGGTCGGTGTGCTGTCCCGACGTTACGATCTGCCGGTCTATGCCAATCCTGCGACCCATCAGGCCGCAGAAGCACGGGTAAAGAAGCTCCATCAACGCTGGGAGTTTGACACCGGCACCGGCTTTTTCCTAGAGGATCTGCATATCCATCCCTTCCGCATCTCGCACGACACGGCAGATCCGGTGGGTTTTCTGGTCTCAGATGGTACCCATTCCGTGGCCTATTGCACTGATACCGGCAAGATCACCACCCTGATCCGGCAGCGGCTTCTCCAGTGTCAGGCCCTTATCCTGGAGTCCAACTATGACCCGGAGATGCTGATGGACGGTCCCTATCCCATGCATATCAAGCAACGGGTGCGTTCCAATCAAGGGCATCTGGCCAATAACGACGCAGCCGCTTTTCTGGTCGAACTCTGTACATCAAAGGTCCAACATGTGGTGCTGGCCCATCTCAGTGAAACCAATAATCATCCTGATCTGGTCACGGCCCAAGTTCAGCAGGAATTAGCCCCTTATAATCCGACCTTCAGTCTGGATCTGGCTCGCCAGGATCAGCCTGGACGGTTTATTACAATGGGGAAAACCAACAAAGAGCGGGGAGAGGTGGAAAGTACGATCGCAGATTGTATCGCGGAGCCGGATGAAGAAAGATAG
- the rplQ gene encoding 50S ribosomal protein L17, whose product MRHRKTGRKLNRSASHRSAMMRNIVTSLLEHERISTTVPKAKEARRVAEKMITLGKRGDLHARRQAMAYIRSKDIVAKLFDKISEQYTDRQGGYTRIVRTGVRSGDAAPMAIIELVGYEESAVQEVAVQEAE is encoded by the coding sequence ATGAGACATAGAAAAACCGGTAGAAAACTGAACAGGAGCGCCTCACATCGTTCAGCAATGATGCGGAATATTGTAACTTCGCTTCTTGAGCATGAGAGAATTTCCACAACGGTGCCTAAGGCCAAAGAGGCCCGTCGGGTAGCTGAAAAGATGATCACCTTGGGAAAACGTGGTGATTTGCACGCTCGGCGGCAGGCAATGGCGTATATCCGTTCAAAGGATATTGTGGCAAAACTTTTTGATAAAATCAGTGAGCAGTATACTGACCGTCAGGGTGGGTATACACGGATTGTACGTACTGGAGTTCGCTCCGGCGATGCTGCACCTATGGCCATTATTGAGCTGGTCGGCTATGAGGAATCAGCAGTGCAGGAAGTAGCTGTACAGGAAGCAGAATAG
- a CDS encoding YkgJ family cysteine cluster protein, protein MRSEVTTETGPDAQAIPLQERESFQFRCHQGVSCYLTCCHKLELRLYPYDIICLKNKLSCSSTEFLECYTRLGAGVHPYFPAVMLNMVVSEEAPCPFLRESGCSVYTDRPSACRTYPLERGVEKEGVGAKLKSHYSVVHHSYCKGHDEENSYTVRQWKREQRLDCFNLMNDLWAEVDAFFAGDPWQGEGHAGPRQQLAFMVCYNLDAFRAYCIENKLTSRYRMDRDQRRRIERDDAELLKFGFNWLLHVLGNKRTLTPR, encoded by the coding sequence ATGCGTAGTGAAGTGACCACAGAAACAGGACCTGATGCACAAGCAATTCCTTTGCAGGAAAGGGAATCTTTTCAGTTTCGTTGCCACCAAGGGGTCAGTTGTTATCTGACCTGTTGTCATAAATTGGAGTTGCGACTTTATCCTTATGATATTATTTGCTTAAAAAATAAACTCTCGTGTAGTTCAACAGAGTTCTTGGAGTGTTATACCCGTTTGGGGGCAGGCGTACACCCCTATTTCCCAGCAGTCATGCTGAATATGGTGGTGAGTGAGGAAGCGCCGTGTCCGTTTCTTAGAGAATCGGGTTGCTCTGTTTATACCGACCGCCCCTCGGCCTGTCGAACCTATCCTTTGGAGCGGGGGGTTGAAAAAGAAGGGGTGGGGGCAAAGCTGAAAAGTCATTACTCGGTTGTCCATCATTCCTATTGCAAGGGCCATGATGAAGAGAACAGCTACACGGTCCGCCAATGGAAACGTGAACAGCGCCTGGATTGCTTCAACCTGATGAATGATCTCTGGGCAGAGGTTGATGCTTTTTTTGCTGGCGATCCTTGGCAGGGGGAAGGGCATGCAGGCCCACGGCAGCAATTAGCCTTTATGGTTTGTTATAACCTTGATGCTTTTCGCGCATATTGCATTGAGAACAAGCTGACATCCCGGTACAGGATGGACCGTGATCAGCGGAGGCGTATTGAACGGGATGATGCCGAATTGCTCAAGTTTGGGTTTAACTGGCTGCTCCATGTTCTTGGCAATAAGAGGACATTGACGCCGCGTTAA